The Nocardia vinacea genome contains the following window.
GACCCGACCCCCAAGAGTGGCCCAGCACCACCCAGCTATCGATCCCGCGGCTCGGCGCACTGCCTCGATATCGGCGACACGCCCCGCGCCAGGCGCCATAAAAGTTGGGGCCGAGTGACCAACGCCCGCAGGGGCATCGCGATCCCTCAGACGGGATACGTACTGGTTCGGCGGCTGGTTCCGGGGTGCGGTAGCGGTCAACGCGGCGGCGGCTTGTGTAGCGGCGGAAAGTGTTTCGATCGGCCAGGCCCGATCACGCATCGACACCGGACGGTGTCGCTTCCAGTCTGCGACGCCCGATGGCCGCCAACCACCCTCGACCCGCTACAGCGGTGATCTCACTGACGGGCCCTCGGTCTGATTGGCGGAAGAGTAGGATTTTTTTTCCGCAGAGCAGTGCGGGTGTAGCGGCGTTTTCGGCGCTCGAAGCACTGAGGATGATCGGCGATTTATACGTTGCGCGGTGTGATGCCGCGACGGTGTGTCGATTTGTGAGCTACAGGTTCGCCGCGCTCGGTCACTGCCCCGGATTTCCACACACATCGGAGGTCGGGAGATGAATACCTCACAGTCGAAACTGACAACAGATTCGGGTATTCCGGTTGAAAGCGACGAGTTTTCGCTGACTGTCGGTCCCGGAGGCCCGATTCTGCTGCAGGATGCCTATCTGATCGAGCAGATGGCTCAGTTCAACCGGGAGCGGATCACAGAGCGGCAGCCGCACGCCAAGGGCAGCGGCGCGTTCGGCCGGTTCGAGGTCACCCGTGACCTCAGTGCCTATACCAAAGCGGCGGTGTTCCAGCCGGGCACCTCGACCCGATTGGTGGCCAGATTCTCGCAGGTGGCCGGGGAGCGCGGATACCCCGACACAGTGCGGGACCTGCGGGGGTTCGCGCTGAAGTTCTACACCAGCGAAGGCAACTACGACATGGTCGGCAACGCCACGCCGATCTTCTTCGTGAAGGACCCGCTGCACTTCCAGCATTTCATCCGTTCGCAGAAGCGCCGTGCCGACAACAACCTGCGCGACAACGACATGCAGTGGGACTTCTGGACGCTGCTGCCCGAAACCGCGCACCAGGTGATCTGGCTGATGGGCGACCGCGGTATACCGCGTACGTGGCGGCACATGAACGGCTACAGCTCGCATGCGTACATGTGGATCAACGCCACGGGCGAGCGGTTCTGGGTGAAGTATCAATTCAAGACAGATCAGGGCATCCAGTGCTACACCCAGACCGAAGCCGACCTGCTCGCCGGGACCGACCCCGACTACCACACCCGTGATTTGTTCGAGGCGATCGAGCACGGCGAGCACCCGAGCTGGACGCTGTTTGTGCAGATCATGGCCTTCGATGATGCCGCAGGCTATCGGTTCAACCCATTCGACCTGACCAAGGTGTGGCCGCACGGCGACTACCCACTCATCGAGGTCGGACGGCTGACCCTGGACCGCAACCCGGTCGACAATCACACTCAAATCGAGCAGCTCGCCTTCCAGCCCAACAATCTGGTCCCAGGTATCGGGCCGAGCCCGGACCGGATGCTGCTGGCGCGCCTGTTCTCCTACGCCGACGCGCACCGCGCCCGGCTAGGCGTGAACTACGAGCAAATCCCGGTCAACGCACCGGTCGTGCCCGTGCACACCTACAGCAAAGACGGCATGATGCGGATCCAGAACCGCACCGACCCGGTTTATGCACCCAATTCCAAGGGCGGACCGCGCGCCGACAGCGAGCACTACCCACCCGCCAGTTGGTACACAGACGGCGACATCATGCGTACCGCCTATGAACGACACCGCGAAGACGACGATTGGGGCCAAGCGGGAACCCTCGTCCGCACCGTGATGGATGCTGCAGCACGCGATCGCCTCGTCGACAACATCGTGAGCCACCTGCTGGCCGGCGTGACCGAGCCGGTCCTGAAACGTGTCTTCGAATACCTGCGCAACGTCGACACCAGCCTGGGTGACCGAGTCGAACACGACGTTCACGCACACAAAGGTGTCCACGCGGCCAAGTCCTGATCACAGCCGCATCGACCTGAGGCGCATCGCAGGCAAGGAGTCCAGGCGATCGCCCGCGATAAGTGAACCGCTCCGGATCCGGCATCGATACCAGTGGCGCAGGCGGCGGAAAGGCAAGGTGGCGAGTGCAAGGCAGCAATGATTCCGGCCATCGAGACGAGTCGGACACGCAGCCCGACCACGGTGCCGATCCCGCACCGGATCGGTGGCTGAACAGGGTCACGCTCACCCGGCGAAGTGCGCTGATGGGGATGACGACGGTGGCCGGTGTCGCCGCGGTGGACGTCGGTGCGTTTGCCTTCGCGGGCGGCTGGCTGCGGCCCGACGCGCTGACACCCGCACGGTTCGTCGACCGGTTCGAACATGCGTACGGGCGTCACGACGGTTTCCGGCGCAACCATGCCAAGGGCCTCAGCGCCAGCGGGACCTTCCAAAGCAACGGTGCCGGTACCGCGGTGTGCAAGTCGACCGTGTTCAAAGCCGGGACGGTTCCGGTGATCGGCCGGTTTTCGCTTTCCGGCGGACTGCCCGATCAGCCCGACAAACCGGACACGGTTCGCGGCCTGGCACTGCTGTTCTTGCCGCCCGGTGGCCAACAGTGGCGCACCGCGATGGTCAACATCCCGGTCTTCGTCGACAGCACACCGCAGGGATTCTACGAACGACTGCTCGCCACCAAGCCGGTGCCGGAGACCGGCAAGCCTGACCCGCAGCTGATGGCCGCGTTTTTGGCCCGCCACCCCGAGTCCGCCGCCGCCATGAAGATCATCAACCAGTCCCCGCCCAGTTCGGGGTTCGCCAACAGCACCTTTCACGGGCTCAACGCGTTTCATTTCACCAACGACACGGGCGCCACCGCTCCCGTCCGCTGGGTGGCAGTCCCGCTACAAAACGGTCAGCCCACCGGTGCCCCGCCGTCGGCACAGAACGACTACCTGTTCGACGCCCTGATCGAAGCGGTAGCACGCGGCCCGCTGAGCTGGCGGCTGATCCTGACCATCGGCGGCCCCGAGGACCCGACCAACGATGCCACCAAGCGGTGGCCGGATTCACGGCCCACGATCGACGCCGGCACCATCACGATCAACGCCGTCCAGACCGAGGCTGCAGGAAACGCACGCGACATCAACTTCGACCCGACTGTATTACCCGACGGCATCGCCGTATCCGACGATCCGCTGCTGAGCGCGCGCTCTGCCGTCTACGCCCGCTCATTCACCCGCCGCGCCGCTGAGCCCAAGCGACCCAGCGAGGTCAACGTCGCCCAGGTGCGCGATGAGCGATAAGCCCGGCCGCTTCACCCTTCTTTCGAGACTGTTCCACTGGTCGATGGCAGCAATGGTCATCGCCCAACTGCTCCTCGGCGTCACCATGGTGGCGTCGCTGAGCTACTACCCCCTGCTGCTGGCCATCCACCGACCGCTCGGCATCACGATCCTCGTTTTCGCGGTGGTGCGGTTGGTGAATCGACTCACGCATCGGCCGCCGCCATTCCTGGCCACGATGAGCCGCCGGGAACGCAAGATCGCGACGTGGTCGGAATATCTGCTGTACGCGCTACTGCTCGTGCAACCCCTGATCGGCTGGGCAATGCTCGCGGCGGCCCGCTACCCGATCATCCTCTTCGGGCCGCTCCACCTTCCCGGCATCGCGCCGCACAACATCACCCTGTACGCCGTGCTGCGAATCGGCCACTCAATTCTCGCGTTCCTGCTCTTCTTGACCTTTACCGCTCACATGAGTGCAGTCCTGTTTCATACCCTCGTGCTGCGCGACCGGCTCATCGACCGTATGGCACTGTGGCCGACCAAGTCTGCAGCCGCAGCGGATCACCAGGCCTGAGCTGGGCAGGATCACGAGGCGCCGACGGCTTCGGCGTCCACTGCTGCGATCCGGCCGCACTCGCGGCAGCTGGACTAAATGAAGCCGATTGCGGCCAGCCCGTCGACGATCGGACCGGCCGTGTCGGTCAGCATCAGCCGTGAGCCGACCAATACTCCGAGGACCACCGCGAGCATCGCGACGGCAATGCCGACGCCCCGAAGGAATCGCCAGTCGAACATGTCCGCCACCCTAGTCTCGAGACCGGGCGTGCGCTCTGACCGAATTCAGGAACGACCGACTTCGGAGCAATCCGCCTGCCACTTCAACAATGCGGTAGGTGCCTTCGCCTGCGAGGCAGCGTGCCGACAGCCGGCCTTGCGGGATCGACGCGGCGACGACGTTGGGGCGAGCGCAAGGGCCTCGTCGCGGGACGTGGTCGCTGATGGGGACACCGGACCACTCTGCGCTGAGTCCGGTGAGCAATCGCTGCCGGTGTAGGACGCTGCAGCGGCAGCCGACACGAGCTGTGGCGGCAGTTGAAATTGTGCGCGATGCAGGGCTTGTACGAGGCCGCCGACGGCACCTACCAGGTCCTTGGGCTCGATTTGTCCAAGTAGGCCGGACGGTCAGAACTGTGGCAAGTCCTCCCACTCGCTCGACAGCCGGGCAGACCACGCCGGTTTG
Protein-coding sequences here:
- a CDS encoding catalase, which produces MNTSQSKLTTDSGIPVESDEFSLTVGPGGPILLQDAYLIEQMAQFNRERITERQPHAKGSGAFGRFEVTRDLSAYTKAAVFQPGTSTRLVARFSQVAGERGYPDTVRDLRGFALKFYTSEGNYDMVGNATPIFFVKDPLHFQHFIRSQKRRADNNLRDNDMQWDFWTLLPETAHQVIWLMGDRGIPRTWRHMNGYSSHAYMWINATGERFWVKYQFKTDQGIQCYTQTEADLLAGTDPDYHTRDLFEAIEHGEHPSWTLFVQIMAFDDAAGYRFNPFDLTKVWPHGDYPLIEVGRLTLDRNPVDNHTQIEQLAFQPNNLVPGIGPSPDRMLLARLFSYADAHRARLGVNYEQIPVNAPVVPVHTYSKDGMMRIQNRTDPVYAPNSKGGPRADSEHYPPASWYTDGDIMRTAYERHREDDDWGQAGTLVRTVMDAAARDRLVDNIVSHLLAGVTEPVLKRVFEYLRNVDTSLGDRVEHDVHAHKGVHAAKS
- a CDS encoding catalase family peroxidase is translated as MGMTTVAGVAAVDVGAFAFAGGWLRPDALTPARFVDRFEHAYGRHDGFRRNHAKGLSASGTFQSNGAGTAVCKSTVFKAGTVPVIGRFSLSGGLPDQPDKPDTVRGLALLFLPPGGQQWRTAMVNIPVFVDSTPQGFYERLLATKPVPETGKPDPQLMAAFLARHPESAAAMKIINQSPPSSGFANSTFHGLNAFHFTNDTGATAPVRWVAVPLQNGQPTGAPPSAQNDYLFDALIEAVARGPLSWRLILTIGGPEDPTNDATKRWPDSRPTIDAGTITINAVQTEAAGNARDINFDPTVLPDGIAVSDDPLLSARSAVYARSFTRRAAEPKRPSEVNVAQVRDER
- a CDS encoding cytochrome b; this encodes MSDKPGRFTLLSRLFHWSMAAMVIAQLLLGVTMVASLSYYPLLLAIHRPLGITILVFAVVRLVNRLTHRPPPFLATMSRRERKIATWSEYLLYALLLVQPLIGWAMLAAARYPIILFGPLHLPGIAPHNITLYAVLRIGHSILAFLLFLTFTAHMSAVLFHTLVLRDRLIDRMALWPTKSAAAADHQA